The Leclercia sp. S52 genome has a segment encoding these proteins:
- a CDS encoding CapA family protein, which yields MNQTSTRQHPADAPGWTAADLEKLPGSRWHNRPNADWRADDIAILHDKTSYSGPCLFVAIDPDTWRQGSGNTGIYAGWDDTHLSLSRHASRYCGAIVQRRLEDLPPDFPQLVIGNSYQALLWLAEEARRRLDGKLVAITGTVGKTTTKEMLDSILAPRMSVVASRGNHNTRTGASVTLARTACNPQAVVMEVAISALWMRNGGIGPRIKPHIVIVTEIGITQVGRSVTSLEDVARFKARISHGLIPGGYAILNRDMAGYDIVAEGVSRDGARIISYGFESAADVRITAFAPDEGGSQITLTFRNQTLSYRLAVPGKGGALNSVAALIAADLLGVSPEQSITCLEAWRGDGQHMGITALALPDGGAVTLIDDSYNAEYLSLLNAFEVAAQRARDGGGRVIALLGRIVNLGEQAGAIHRALADPLLSAGCQQAFLHGEEMSALHDALPEEVRGGHFLTAEALVEAAAPALRDGDIVLVKGSTRNSDFKRVVGLLKTRLAAPTALGKGQTARLLINLSTGEQRVSELSDSTFAPGYLSQLLLTVCVAERLLAKKITLETPVNVHDIAATVLEGNPALGLPRGSTVTVKSLVQGMLIHNACDAAIHLAELLAGSSAEALKQLRARIATLGMRHTHLNNVSGRPRPGQRTTLADIARLVRHFHQRYPHLLPWLGENEAAIGERVYRKSSNLHSDGSAWGQFSAGRWGVALQWIAGELWLACAAGADDAFHLDYLLDALLARAEGRAPVPESVARQIEKPAATLTLLGDTYFGEWYTRRRQARGIDDALQRHGYDHSFAAIAPLLRGSDFTLANFEAALTTDLSASLEGRKPFCLTGDPAASVAALRKQGIDAVALGNNHAMDAGLPGLHSTLAAFQEGGIACIGAGLNAHQAQAPLVLTVGGRQYKIFSAYWYRRYMEQECAFYARPRRAGVACLSGGLIEQLRQEKASPRPATTIVLAHWGLDYRWTTAGQRALAKRLSEAGADLIIGSGPHMAGDAARLGESLVVYSIGNAVFNSNGEYQARGMPAYGFIVRLLLGHPTPQIQLLPIFTDNKRTFWQPRPVNEAEFADLIAQLKAQGMAIDESGAGWRAVSVKGECMLVMALDDRFGLMPSDEEQGVNNNKS from the coding sequence ATGAACCAGACATCAACCCGCCAACACCCTGCTGACGCACCGGGATGGACGGCCGCCGATCTCGAAAAACTGCCCGGCAGCCGGTGGCATAATCGCCCAAATGCTGACTGGCGTGCTGACGACATCGCCATTCTGCACGATAAAACGTCCTACTCCGGCCCCTGCCTGTTTGTCGCTATCGACCCCGACACCTGGCGGCAGGGCTCCGGCAACACCGGTATTTACGCGGGCTGGGACGATACTCATCTGTCGCTTTCACGCCATGCCTCCCGCTACTGCGGGGCGATCGTCCAGCGACGCCTGGAGGATCTGCCCCCGGATTTTCCCCAACTGGTGATTGGCAACAGCTATCAGGCGCTGCTGTGGCTGGCAGAAGAGGCGCGGCGGCGGCTGGACGGTAAACTGGTGGCGATCACCGGTACGGTAGGGAAAACGACGACCAAAGAGATGCTGGACAGCATCCTTGCTCCTCGCATGTCGGTGGTGGCGAGCCGCGGCAACCATAACACCCGCACGGGGGCGTCGGTCACGCTGGCCCGCACCGCCTGCAATCCGCAGGCGGTGGTGATGGAGGTGGCGATCTCGGCCCTGTGGATGCGCAACGGCGGGATCGGCCCGCGCATCAAGCCGCATATCGTCATCGTGACCGAAATCGGTATTACCCAGGTGGGGAGGAGCGTCACCTCCCTTGAGGACGTGGCGCGCTTTAAAGCCCGCATCAGCCACGGTTTGATTCCGGGCGGCTACGCCATTTTAAACCGCGATATGGCCGGGTACGACATCGTGGCGGAGGGGGTCAGCCGCGATGGTGCCCGCATCATCAGCTACGGTTTCGAGTCCGCCGCTGACGTGCGCATTACAGCCTTTGCTCCGGATGAGGGCGGGAGCCAGATTACCCTCACTTTCCGCAATCAGACGCTGAGTTACCGGCTGGCAGTCCCCGGCAAGGGGGGCGCGCTTAACTCGGTGGCGGCGCTGATCGCCGCCGATCTGCTGGGCGTCAGCCCGGAGCAGAGCATCACCTGCCTCGAAGCCTGGCGCGGCGACGGGCAGCATATGGGCATTACCGCGCTGGCGCTGCCAGACGGCGGAGCGGTCACCCTGATTGATGACAGCTACAACGCCGAATACCTGTCGCTGCTCAACGCCTTTGAGGTGGCGGCGCAGCGTGCCCGCGACGGCGGTGGTCGGGTTATTGCCCTGCTCGGGCGCATCGTCAATCTCGGCGAGCAGGCCGGGGCGATCCACCGCGCGCTGGCGGATCCCTTGCTGTCGGCGGGATGCCAGCAGGCATTTCTGCACGGTGAGGAGATGTCGGCTCTGCACGATGCCCTGCCGGAGGAGGTTCGCGGCGGTCATTTCCTCACCGCTGAGGCGCTGGTGGAGGCCGCTGCCCCTGCGTTACGCGACGGCGATATCGTGCTGGTCAAAGGCAGCACGCGCAATTCCGACTTTAAGCGGGTCGTCGGCCTGCTGAAAACCCGCCTCGCCGCGCCGACTGCGCTCGGGAAGGGGCAAACCGCCCGCCTGCTGATCAACCTCTCTACCGGCGAACAGCGGGTCTCTGAGCTGAGCGACAGCACCTTTGCGCCGGGCTACCTCAGCCAGCTATTGCTGACCGTCTGTGTCGCGGAGCGTCTGCTGGCGAAAAAAATCACCCTCGAAACCCCGGTTAACGTGCACGATATTGCCGCTACCGTCCTGGAGGGCAACCCGGCGCTCGGCCTGCCGCGGGGCAGCACAGTTACCGTAAAATCACTGGTGCAGGGGATGCTGATCCATAACGCCTGCGATGCCGCCATTCACCTTGCAGAACTGCTGGCGGGCAGCAGCGCAGAAGCGCTGAAACAGCTCCGGGCGCGGATCGCCACGCTGGGGATGCGCCACACCCATCTCAATAACGTCTCAGGCCGCCCCCGCCCTGGCCAACGCACCACGCTGGCGGATATCGCCCGGCTGGTGCGCCATTTCCACCAGCGCTACCCGCACCTGTTGCCGTGGCTGGGGGAGAATGAGGCGGCGATCGGCGAGCGGGTCTACCGTAAAAGCAGCAACCTGCACAGTGACGGCAGCGCCTGGGGGCAGTTCAGTGCCGGACGCTGGGGCGTTGCGCTGCAGTGGATTGCCGGCGAGCTGTGGCTGGCCTGTGCCGCCGGGGCGGATGACGCTTTCCATCTCGACTATCTATTGGATGCGCTGCTGGCCAGGGCTGAAGGCAGAGCGCCCGTTCCGGAGTCCGTCGCCCGGCAGATCGAAAAGCCAGCCGCCACCCTTACCTTGTTGGGTGACACCTATTTTGGCGAGTGGTACACCCGCAGGCGCCAGGCGCGCGGGATTGATGACGCCCTCCAGCGCCACGGCTATGACCACAGCTTCGCGGCTATTGCCCCGCTGCTGCGCGGCAGCGACTTTACCCTCGCCAACTTCGAAGCGGCGCTGACCACCGACCTGAGCGCCAGCCTTGAGGGCCGGAAGCCGTTCTGTCTGACCGGGGATCCGGCCGCCTCGGTTGCCGCCCTGCGTAAGCAGGGCATCGACGCGGTGGCGCTGGGCAACAATCACGCCATGGACGCCGGATTACCGGGTCTGCACAGTACCCTGGCAGCGTTTCAGGAAGGTGGGATCGCCTGCATCGGAGCCGGTCTTAATGCGCATCAGGCGCAGGCCCCGCTGGTGCTGACGGTGGGCGGCAGGCAGTACAAAATCTTCAGCGCCTACTGGTATCGACGCTACATGGAGCAGGAGTGCGCCTTTTACGCCCGCCCCCGCCGCGCGGGCGTCGCCTGCCTGAGCGGCGGATTGATCGAACAGCTGCGTCAGGAGAAAGCGAGCCCCCGCCCGGCCACCACCATCGTACTGGCCCACTGGGGGCTGGACTACCGCTGGACCACCGCCGGCCAGCGGGCGCTGGCGAAACGCCTGAGCGAGGCCGGTGCCGATCTCATCATCGGCTCCGGGCCGCATATGGCGGGCGACGCCGCCCGGCTGGGTGAGAGCCTGGTGGTCTACAGCATCGGCAACGCGGTGTTTAACAGTAACGGCGAGTATCAGGCGCGCGGCATGCCCGCGTACGGTTTTATCGTCCGTCTGCTGCTCGGCCACCCGACGCCACAGATCCAGCTCTTGCCGATCTTTACCGACAATAAACGGACCTTCTGGCAGCCACGCCCGGTTAACGAGGCTGAATTTGCCGATCTGATCGCGCAGCTGAAAGCGCAAGGAATGGCGATTGACGAGAGCGGCGCGGGCTGGCGCGCCGTCAGCGTGAAGGGTGAATGTATGCTGGTGATGGCGCTGGACGACCGCTTTGGTCTCATGCCATCGGACGAGGAGCAGGGAGTGAATAATAATAAATCATGA
- the ypeC gene encoding DUF2502 domain-containing protein YpeC — protein MFRSLILAAVLMASAPLVANAGEITLLPSIKLQIGDRDNYGNYWDGGGWRDRGYWHRNYEWRGNRWHKHDNGYHRGWDKRNAYERGYREGWNDRDDHRGRKGHGHGGHGHRH, from the coding sequence ATGTTCAGGTCCCTGATTCTGGCAGCAGTATTAATGGCTTCAGCCCCGCTGGTCGCTAATGCTGGCGAAATCACCCTGTTGCCATCGATAAAATTACAAATTGGCGATCGCGATAATTACGGTAACTACTGGGACGGTGGCGGCTGGCGTGATCGCGGCTACTGGCATCGTAATTATGAATGGCGTGGCAACCGCTGGCACAAACATGATAACGGCTATCATCGTGGCTGGGATAAACGCAACGCTTACGAGCGTGGCTACCGCGAAGGCTGGAACGATCGTGATGACCACCGCGGCCGCAAAGGTCACGGTCATGGCGGACACGGTCACCGTCACTAA
- the lpxP gene encoding kdo(2)-lipid IV(A) palmitoleoyltransferase: MLSQCKFTLALLHPRYWFTWFGLGVLWLLVQLPYPALLWLGSTLGSLSRRFLKRRESIGRRNLELCFPAMSPEEREHLITENFKSIGMALLETGMAWFWPDHRVRKWFDVEGLENLQRAQAKNRGVMVIGVHFMSLELGGRVMGLCQPMMATYRPHNSALMEWVQTRGRMRSNKAMISRNNLRGLVSALKKGEAVWFAPDQDYGRNGSSFAPFFAVKNVATTNGTFVISRLSKATMLTVTMVRKTDNSGYRLFIMPELENYPQEEVAAAAWINKVIEREIMRAPEQYLWVHRRFKTRPEGEASLYR; the protein is encoded by the coding sequence ATCTTGTCTCAATGCAAATTCACACTCGCCCTTTTACACCCGCGTTACTGGTTTACGTGGTTTGGTCTGGGTGTCCTGTGGCTGCTCGTGCAACTTCCCTACCCGGCGCTGCTCTGGTTGGGTTCCACCCTTGGTAGCCTCTCGCGCCGTTTCCTGAAACGCCGGGAATCCATCGGCCGCAGAAACCTCGAGCTCTGTTTTCCGGCCATGTCGCCCGAAGAGCGCGAGCATCTTATTACTGAAAACTTTAAATCCATCGGCATGGCGTTACTGGAAACGGGGATGGCCTGGTTCTGGCCGGATCATCGGGTACGCAAGTGGTTCGATGTGGAAGGTCTGGAAAATTTACAGCGCGCGCAGGCCAAAAACCGCGGAGTGATGGTGATCGGCGTGCATTTTATGTCGCTGGAGCTGGGCGGTCGCGTCATGGGGCTATGCCAGCCGATGATGGCCACCTATCGGCCGCACAACAGCGCGCTGATGGAGTGGGTGCAGACCCGGGGCCGCATGCGTTCCAATAAGGCAATGATCAGCCGAAATAACTTACGCGGATTAGTCAGCGCCCTGAAAAAAGGGGAAGCGGTGTGGTTTGCCCCCGATCAGGATTACGGCCGCAACGGCAGCAGCTTCGCCCCCTTCTTCGCGGTGAAAAATGTCGCCACCACCAACGGGACATTTGTGATTTCACGCCTGTCCAAAGCCACGATGCTGACCGTGACCATGGTGAGAAAAACCGATAACAGCGGTTATCGCCTGTTTATCATGCCGGAACTGGAAAACTATCCGCAGGAAGAGGTGGCTGCCGCAGCCTGGATCAACAAGGTGATCGAGCGAGAGATCATGCGTGCGCCGGAGCAGTATCTGTGGGTACATCGCCGCTTCAAAACCCGTCCTGAGGGCGAGGCCTCCCTCTATCGTTAA
- a CDS encoding YfeC-like transcriptional regulator has translation MKKLRSKMTTEELAETLGVARQTVNRWVRKNGWKTEGINGVKGGRARLIHIDAQVRGHIMNIPAIRKRQAFYQLAETAASYGDAKPVAVLPGIVNALENMTLAEQERLETLLTREGIQGFLMRLSIHQPEE, from the coding sequence ATGAAAAAATTACGTAGCAAAATGACCACCGAGGAGCTGGCGGAGACGCTGGGTGTCGCCAGGCAGACCGTAAACCGCTGGGTGCGCAAGAATGGCTGGAAGACGGAAGGCATTAATGGTGTAAAAGGTGGACGGGCGCGCCTCATCCATATAGATGCGCAGGTGCGTGGGCACATTATGAATATTCCGGCCATTCGTAAACGCCAGGCGTTTTACCAGCTGGCAGAGACCGCGGCCAGCTACGGTGATGCGAAACCCGTTGCCGTGCTGCCTGGGATCGTCAACGCGCTGGAGAATATGACCTTAGCGGAGCAAGAGCGGCTTGAAACGCTGCTTACGCGGGAAGGGATACAGGGTTTTCTCATGCGGCTGAGCATTCATCAGCCAGAGGAATAA
- a CDS encoding YfeC-like transcriptional regulator, which translates to MIKERMTPEELARLTGYSRQTINKWVRKEGWSTSPKPGVQGGKARLVHVNEKVREFIRNARRAPEAATLAEAPADNSLQALLITLANEMTPTEQKQLTSLLLREGITGLLQRLGIRDQN; encoded by the coding sequence ATGATCAAGGAACGAATGACGCCAGAAGAGTTGGCCCGGCTCACTGGTTATAGCCGACAGACCATCAATAAATGGGTGCGTAAAGAGGGATGGTCCACGTCGCCAAAACCCGGCGTTCAGGGTGGTAAGGCACGTCTGGTCCATGTTAATGAGAAAGTACGGGAATTTATACGCAATGCGCGTCGTGCCCCGGAGGCGGCAACATTAGCGGAAGCCCCGGCGGATAACTCCCTGCAGGCCCTGCTAATAACGCTGGCCAATGAGATGACGCCGACAGAGCAGAAACAGCTGACCTCTTTATTACTCCGGGAAGGGATCACCGGATTGTTACAACGCTTAGGGATTCGCGATCAGAACTGA
- a CDS encoding Nramp family divalent metal transporter: MSNSRVDESSSGRAARKMRFALMGPAFIAAIGYIDPGNFATNIQAGASFGYKLLWVVVWANLMAMMIQVLSAKLGIATGKNLAEQIRDHYPRPLVWFYWVQAEIIAMATDLAEFIGAAIGFKLILGVSLLQGAVLTGIATFLILMLQRRGQKPLEKVIGGLLLFVAAAYIVELIFSQPDFVELGKGMAIPSLPTTEAVFLAAGVLGATIMPHVIYLHSSLTQNLHEGSRHERYSATKWDVAIAMTIAGFVNLAMMATAAAAFHFNGHTGIADLDQAYLTLEPLLSHAAATIFGLSLVAAGLSSTVVGTLAGQVVMQGFVRFHIPLWVRRSVTMLPSFIVILMGLDPTRILVMSQVLLSFGIALALVPLLVFTSDRKLMGDLVNSVMVKRAGWAIVVLVVALNLWLLIGTALGL; this comes from the coding sequence ATGAGCAACAGTCGCGTTGATGAGAGTAGCAGTGGCAGAGCAGCACGCAAAATGCGGTTTGCATTAATGGGACCTGCGTTTATTGCCGCTATTGGCTATATCGATCCCGGTAACTTTGCCACCAACATCCAGGCCGGGGCCAGCTTCGGCTATAAACTGCTGTGGGTGGTGGTATGGGCCAACCTGATGGCGATGATGATCCAGGTGCTGTCGGCAAAACTGGGCATCGCCACCGGTAAAAACCTCGCCGAGCAGATCCGCGACCACTATCCGCGTCCGCTGGTCTGGTTTTACTGGGTGCAGGCAGAGATTATCGCTATGGCGACCGACCTTGCGGAATTTATTGGTGCCGCGATCGGTTTTAAGCTGATCCTGGGGGTATCGCTGCTGCAGGGCGCGGTGTTAACCGGTATCGCCACCTTCCTGATCCTGATGCTGCAACGTCGCGGGCAGAAGCCGCTCGAAAAAGTGATCGGCGGCCTGCTGCTGTTCGTGGCGGCAGCCTATATTGTTGAACTGATCTTCTCTCAGCCTGACTTCGTAGAGCTTGGCAAAGGGATGGCTATTCCGAGCCTACCCACCACCGAAGCGGTGTTCCTGGCGGCCGGGGTACTGGGGGCGACAATTATGCCGCACGTGATCTATCTGCACTCCTCGCTGACTCAGAATCTGCACGAGGGGTCGCGGCATGAACGCTATTCCGCGACCAAATGGGACGTGGCGATCGCCATGACCATCGCCGGGTTTGTGAATCTGGCAATGATGGCCACCGCCGCGGCGGCATTCCACTTCAACGGTCATACCGGTATTGCCGATCTGGATCAGGCCTATCTGACGCTGGAACCTTTACTCAGCCACGCGGCGGCCACCATTTTTGGCCTGAGCCTGGTGGCGGCGGGTCTCTCGTCGACGGTGGTGGGCACCCTGGCGGGGCAGGTGGTGATGCAGGGCTTTGTACGCTTCCATATTCCGTTGTGGGTGCGTCGCTCCGTCACCATGCTGCCGTCCTTTATCGTGATCCTGATGGGGTTGGATCCGACCCGCATTCTGGTGATGAGCCAGGTGCTGCTGAGTTTTGGTATTGCACTGGCGCTGGTGCCGCTGCTGGTATTTACCAGCGACAGGAAGTTGATGGGCGATCTGGTGAACAGCGTGATGGTCAAACGGGCAGGGTGGGCGATAGTGGTGCTGGTGGTGGCGCTGAACCTGTGGCTGCTGATCGGCACAGCACTGGGCTTATAA
- a CDS encoding sensor histidine kinase, protein MHEIFNMLLAVFDRAALMLICLFFLIRIRLFRELLHKSAHSPRELLAVTVIFSMFALFSTWSGVPVEGSLVNVRIIAVMSGGILFGPWVGIITGVIAGLHRYLIDIGGVTAVPCLITCVIAGVMSGWINRKFAKKQHWRAGIIGGMVCETMTMILVVAWAPTVELGLDIVSKIGIPMILGTVCIGFIVLLVQSVEGEKEASAARQAKLALDIANKTLPLFRDINAESLRKVCDIIRTDIHADAVAITNINRVLAYVGVGEHNYRDNDDTVSPTTRQAISDGKIIIKNNDEAHRTPEIHSMLVIPLWEKGVVTGTLKIYYCHAHQITSSLQEMAVGLSQIISTQLEVSRAEQLREMANKAELRALQSKINPHFLFNALNAISSSIRLNPDTARQLIFNLSRYLRYNIELKDDEQIDIKKELYQIKDYIAIEQARFGDKLTVIYDIDEEVNCVIPSLLIQPLVENAIVHGIQPRKGKGVVTISVAECGNRVRVAVRDTGHGIDPKVIERVESNEMPGNKIGLLNVHHRVKLLYGEGLHIRRLEPGTEIAFYVPNERSAVHAQTLLSPWRE, encoded by the coding sequence GTGCACGAAATATTCAATATGCTGCTGGCGGTCTTCGATCGCGCGGCATTAATGCTGATTTGCCTTTTCTTCCTGATCCGTATCCGCCTGTTCCGCGAGCTGCTGCATAAATCGGCCCACTCGCCGCGCGAGCTGCTGGCGGTCACCGTCATCTTCTCGATGTTTGCCCTGTTCAGCACCTGGTCCGGGGTGCCGGTGGAAGGCTCCCTGGTCAACGTGCGCATTATTGCCGTAATGTCAGGCGGGATCCTGTTTGGCCCCTGGGTGGGGATTATCACCGGGGTCATCGCCGGGCTTCACCGTTACCTGATCGATATCGGCGGCGTGACGGCTGTCCCCTGCCTGATCACCTGCGTTATTGCGGGCGTGATGTCGGGCTGGATCAACCGCAAATTCGCCAAAAAGCAGCACTGGCGGGCGGGCATTATCGGTGGAATGGTTTGTGAAACCATGACCATGATTCTGGTGGTGGCCTGGGCACCGACCGTCGAACTGGGGCTGGATATAGTATCGAAAATCGGCATCCCGATGATCCTGGGCACCGTTTGCATCGGTTTTATCGTGCTGCTGGTGCAGAGCGTGGAGGGCGAAAAAGAGGCCAGCGCCGCGCGCCAGGCCAAACTGGCGCTGGATATTGCCAATAAAACCCTGCCGCTGTTTCGCGATATTAACGCCGAATCCCTGCGTAAGGTGTGCGACATCATCCGCACCGATATTCACGCCGATGCCGTTGCCATTACCAATATTAACCGGGTGCTGGCCTATGTGGGCGTGGGCGAGCATAACTACCGGGATAATGACGATACCGTCAGCCCCACCACCCGTCAGGCCATCAGCGACGGCAAAATCATTATCAAAAATAACGACGAAGCCCACCGCACGCCGGAGATCCACTCCATGCTGGTGATCCCGCTGTGGGAAAAAGGGGTCGTCACCGGCACGCTAAAAATTTACTACTGCCACGCGCACCAGATCACCTCCTCTTTACAGGAGATGGCGGTCGGGCTGTCGCAGATTATCTCCACCCAACTGGAGGTTTCGCGTGCCGAGCAGCTGCGGGAGATGGCCAACAAGGCCGAGCTGCGCGCCCTGCAGAGTAAAATTAATCCCCATTTCCTGTTCAACGCCCTGAACGCTATCTCCTCGTCGATCCGCCTCAATCCGGACACCGCCCGGCAGCTGATTTTCAATCTGTCGCGCTACCTGCGCTACAACATTGAGCTGAAGGATGACGAACAGATCGACATCAAAAAAGAGCTGTACCAGATTAAGGATTACATCGCCATCGAGCAGGCGCGGTTTGGCGATAAGCTCACCGTCATCTATGACATTGATGAAGAGGTGAACTGCGTGATCCCGAGCCTGCTGATCCAGCCTCTGGTGGAGAATGCCATTGTCCACGGCATTCAGCCGCGCAAGGGCAAGGGCGTGGTGACAATAAGCGTGGCGGAGTGCGGCAACCGCGTGCGGGTGGCGGTGCGCGACACCGGCCACGGGATCGATCCGAAAGTGATTGAGCGGGTGGAGTCGAACGAGATGCCCGGCAATAAAATTGGCCTGCTGAATGTTCACCACCGCGTTAAGCTGCTCTATGGTGAAGGGCTGCATATTCGCCGCCTTGAGCCGGGCACCGAGATTGCCTTTTATGTGCCCAATGAACGCTCCGCCGTTCATGCGCAGACGTTGTTATCGCCCTGGAGAGAGTAA
- a CDS encoding NupC/NupG family nucleoside CNT transporter: protein MDRVLHFVLALVVVAVLALLVSSDRKKIRIRYVIQLLVIEVLLAWFFLNSDVGLGFVKGFSEMFEKLLGFANEGTNFVFGKMNDEGLAFFFLKVLCPIVFISALIGILQHIRILPIVIRAIGTVLSKVNGMGKLESFNAVSSLILGQSENFIAYKDILGKMSRNRMYTMAATAMSTVSMSIVGAYMTMLEPKFVVAALVLNMFSTFIVLSLINPYRVDESEENLQMANLHEGQSFFEMLGEYILAGFKVAVIVAAMLIGFIALISALNALFAAVLGISFQGILGYIFYPIAWVMGVPASEALQVGSIMATKLVSNEFVAMMDLQKIAGSLSPRAEGILSVFLVSFANFSSIGIIAGAIKGLNEEQGNVVSRFGLKLVYGSTLVSVLSASIAALVL, encoded by the coding sequence ATGGACCGCGTCCTACATTTTGTCCTGGCACTTGTTGTCGTTGCCGTGCTTGCGTTGCTGGTCAGCAGCGATCGCAAAAAAATCCGTATTCGTTATGTTATTCAGTTGCTCGTCATTGAAGTGCTGCTTGCCTGGTTCTTCCTGAACTCAGACGTTGGTCTGGGCTTTGTGAAGGGCTTCTCTGAGATGTTCGAAAAACTGCTCGGATTTGCTAATGAAGGGACCAACTTCGTGTTCGGTAAAATGAACGACGAAGGTCTGGCATTCTTCTTCCTGAAAGTTCTGTGCCCTATCGTCTTCATCTCTGCTCTGATCGGTATTCTGCAGCACATTCGCATTCTGCCGATTGTGATCCGCGCTATCGGTACCGTGCTGTCGAAAGTGAACGGCATGGGCAAACTGGAATCTTTCAACGCCGTAAGCTCCCTGATCCTCGGTCAGTCTGAGAACTTTATCGCTTATAAAGATATCCTCGGCAAAATGTCCCGCAACCGCATGTACACCATGGCGGCCACTGCAATGTCTACCGTTTCCATGTCTATCGTGGGCGCGTATATGACCATGCTGGAGCCAAAATTCGTGGTTGCTGCGCTGGTTCTGAACATGTTCAGCACCTTTATCGTTCTGTCCTTGATCAACCCGTACCGCGTGGATGAAAGTGAAGAGAACCTGCAGATGGCGAATCTGCACGAAGGTCAGAGCTTCTTCGAAATGCTGGGCGAGTACATTCTGGCAGGTTTCAAAGTGGCGGTTATCGTTGCAGCGATGCTGATCGGCTTTATCGCCCTGATCTCCGCGCTGAACGCCCTGTTTGCTGCCGTACTGGGTATCTCCTTCCAGGGCATCCTGGGTTACATCTTCTACCCGATTGCCTGGGTAATGGGTGTGCCGGCAAGCGAAGCGCTGCAGGTGGGCAGTATTATGGCAACCAAACTGGTTTCTAACGAATTCGTCGCCATGATGGATCTGCAGAAAATCGCTGGTTCCCTCTCCCCGCGCGCCGAAGGCATTCTCTCTGTCTTCCTGGTCTCCTTCGCCAACTTCTCTTCTATCGGTATCATCGCGGGTGCGATTAAAGGCCTGAACGAAGAGCAGGGTAACGTGGTTTCCCGCTTCGGTCTGAAACTGGTTTACGGTTCTACGCTGGTCAGCGTCCTGTCTGCGTCTATCGCTGCACTGGTTCTGTAA
- a CDS encoding LytTR family DNA-binding domain-containing protein gives MKVIIVEDEILAQQELSWLIKEHSQMEIVGTFEDGLDVLKYLQHNRVDAIFLDINIPSLDGVLLAQNISQFASKPFIVFVTAWKEHAVEAFELEAFDYILKPYQESRIVSMLQKLEQAWQQQSGAGQAAVSPVTRENDTINLIKDERIIVTPVDDIYYAEAHEKMTFVYTRRESFVMPMNITEFCSKLPTSHFFRCHRSFCVNLHKIREIEPWFNNTYILRLKDLDFQVPVSRSKVKEFRQLMHL, from the coding sequence ATGAAAGTCATCATTGTGGAAGATGAAATACTCGCGCAACAGGAGCTGAGCTGGCTGATCAAAGAACACAGCCAGATGGAGATCGTCGGCACCTTTGAGGACGGGCTGGACGTGCTGAAATACCTTCAGCACAACAGGGTCGATGCCATTTTTCTGGATATCAACATTCCGTCGCTGGACGGCGTGCTGCTGGCACAAAACATCAGCCAGTTTGCCAGCAAGCCTTTTATCGTTTTTGTGACCGCGTGGAAAGAGCATGCGGTGGAGGCCTTCGAGCTGGAGGCCTTCGACTATATTCTGAAACCGTATCAGGAATCCCGAATCGTCAGCATGCTGCAAAAGCTTGAGCAAGCCTGGCAGCAGCAGTCGGGCGCGGGACAGGCCGCAGTCTCACCGGTCACGCGTGAAAATGACACTATTAATTTGATCAAAGACGAGCGCATCATCGTGACGCCGGTGGACGATATCTATTACGCCGAAGCGCATGAGAAGATGACCTTTGTCTATACCCGGCGCGAGTCGTTCGTCATGCCGATGAACATTACCGAATTCTGCAGCAAGCTGCCGACGAGCCATTTTTTCCGCTGTCACCGGTCGTTTTGCGTCAACCTGCACAAGATCCGCGAGATTGAGCCCTGGTTTAACAACACCTACATTTTGCGGCTGAAGGATCTGGATTTTCAGGTGCCGGTGAGTCGCAGCAAGGTGAAAGAGTTTCGCCAGCTGATGCACCTGTAA